From one Solanum lycopersicum chromosome 12, SLM_r2.1 genomic stretch:
- the LOC109119077 gene encoding cold shock protein 2-like produces MEREEFGDPKRSCISGQFHGASSGGRGSQRVSGSFQQRGPIHASMLTFEGVQTSRGSYSSGQSSYGSQQRPTGRGNYSGFSGSTQQFPGQRFCFTCGDPDHLMRQCTSQRGRGGPRPNSSFQTRPPAPQGRGRGRVQSGRGDRVSSSGVAAQQSGGRGTTQDGGGRGGHCYAFPGRPEAETSDAVITDCFELEVQQKGKTQVPK; encoded by the exons atggagagagaggagtttggggaccctaaaagaTCCTGTATATCAGGacagtttcatggtgcctcatctggaggtaggggatcacagagagtgagtggttcttttcagcagcggggacctattcatgcatctatgctgACATTTGAGGGTGtccagacatctaggggttcttatagcTCGGGTCAGAGCTCGTACGGTTCACAACAGCGACCTACAGGACGaggaaattatagtgggttttcagggtccacacaacagttcccaggtcagagattttgttttacttgtggagatcccgatcatctaatgcggcagtgtacttctcaaaggggtcgtggtgggcctcgacctaattcttcattccagactagaccaccagcaccacagggtagaggtcgtggcagagttcaatcaggtagaggtgatagagtttctagtagtggtgttgcagctcagcagagtgggggtagaggtaccacccaggatggaggtggacgaggaggacactgctatgctttccccgggagacctgaggcggagacctcagatgctgttattacag attgttttgagttggaagttcaacaaaaagggaagactcaagttccgaagtga